The following proteins come from a genomic window of Diprion similis isolate iyDipSimi1 chromosome 8, iyDipSimi1.1, whole genome shotgun sequence:
- the LOC124409600 gene encoding putative fatty acyl-CoA reductase CG5065, which produces MTRELSIPEWLKNRGILVTGATGFLGKVLVAKLLLSCPQGGNIYLLVREKRGQSPKARLHTLIQQEPYRVLRENHPERLKRLVVISGDTSVEGLALSPEDKDRLMEDVSVVFHMAANVRFDLPLRTAINMNTKGAANIIKVAKQLPNLVSLVHVSTAYCHCGQTRLEERAYTPNISPEFAIAAVDSMSDDQLKSLERKLLGDQPNTYALSKCLSEDLMARSGLPVGIARPSIVIASWKEPAPGWVDNLNGPTGLIVAAGKGVIRSMHCNSEYLADLMPCDIVANAVIALAWKVGLETSCKPIFVNVTESGRNPITWAGALNAGRRHALSNPFSGPLWYPGGRFTSSAVLHWFSVMFLHLLPAYLLDPLIYLSGNKPFLVKIQGRVSTGLSLLQYYTTKEWVFLNGTLRELQDQLCPSDSAIFFMDTKDMCWDDYLYQYILGIRKYCLKDDPSTLPHARRVFHYLYIADRILRIVVAGFIAWFVYSWFASTTAGTASIIEMQDS; this is translated from the exons ATGACTCGTGAACTATCGATACCAGAATGGTTGAAAAACAGAGGGATACTAGTCACCGGGGCGACTGGTTTTCTTGGAAAAGTTTTAGTTGCAAAACTGCTATTGTCGTGTCCGCAAGGTGGAAATATTTACCTGTTGgttagagaaaaaagaggCCAGAGTCCAAAAGCAAGACTGCATACGCTGATAcag CAAGAACCGTACAGGGTGCTTCGCGAAAATCATCCTGAACGCCTTAAGCGACTTGTTGTTATTTCTGGGGATACAAGCGTCGAGGGTCTCGCTCTTTCCCCCGAGGACAAGGATCGTTTAATGGAGGATGTTTCCGTGGTTTTTCACATGGCTGCCAACGTGAGATTCGATCTTCCTCTACGTACTGCTATCAACATGAACACCAAGGGGGCCGCGAATATTATCAAAGTTGCAAAGCAG CTGCCAAACTTAGTATCTCTGGTTCACGTGTCAACGGCTTACTGCCATTGCGGACAAACGCGTCTCGAGGAAAGGGCTTACACCCCAAACATTTCGCCGGAATTTGCAATTGCAGCTGTCGACTCCATGAGCGACGACCAACTGAAGTCTTTAGAGCGCAAATTGCTAGGCGATCAACCCAACACCTACGCTCTGAGCAAATGCCTCAGCGAAGACCTGATGGCCAGGTCTGGACTTCCGGTAGGCATCGCCAGACCTTCCATTG TGATCGCATCTTGGAAAGAACCAGCACCGGGGTGGGTGGATAACTTAAACGGGCCAACCGGTTTGATAGTAGCCGCGGGAAAAGGTGTGATCCGATCGATGCACTGTAACAGTGAATACCTTGCGGACTTAATGCCTTGCGATATCGTGGCAAACGCCGTGATTGCTCTTGCCTGGAAGGTGGGTTTGGAAACTTCCTGTAAACCGATTTTCGTCAACGTTACGGAGAGCGGACGAAACCCAATCACTTGGGCAGGCGCCCTGAATGCCGGCAGAAGACATGCTCTTTCAAATCCATTTTCAG GCCCACTTTGGTATCCAGGCGGTAGATTCACTTCCTCAGCAGTTCTGCATTGGTTTTCTGTGATGTTCCTTCACCTTCTCCCTGCCTACCTGTTGGATCCTTTGATATACTTGAGCGGGAACAAACCTTTTTTGGTCAAGATTCAAGGGAGAGTTTCTACCGGTTTGAGCTTGCTGCAGTATTATACGACCAAGGAATGGGTCTTTCT GAATGGCACTTTAAGAGAACTGCAAGACCAACTATGCCCCTCGGATAGCGCAATATTCTTCATGGACACGAAGGACATGTGCTGGGACGATTATCTCTATCAATACATTCTTGGGATCAGAAAATACTGCCTAAAAGACGACCCGTCGACTTTGCCTCACGCAAGAAgagtttttcattatttgtacATCGCCGATAGAATATTGCGAATTGTTGTTGCAGGATTCATCGCATGGTTCGTTTACTCATGGTTCGCGTCAACAACGGCGGGCACAGCATCGATAATCGAGATGCAAGATTCAtag
- the LOC124409597 gene encoding putative fatty acyl-CoA reductase CG5065, translating to MTEPNMDDIPDRIAETFKGRDIFITGGTGFLGKVMLERFLRCIPEVGTIYLLIRGKKGKDPKLRMDEIFNGPLFEKVREQRGLPALHKSVAIINGDVSMPGLGLSAEDRKLLCEKISIVYHAAATVRFDEMLKKAVLLNTRGTKLMLELAKEMKKLILFAHISTAYCHLEEKILGEKPYPPPADPHKVIRCVEWMEDEVVEAMTDKILGDLPNTYAFTKALSEGLVEEAMPHIPAVILRPSIIIPMWRNPLPGWTDNINGPTGLLIGAGKGVIRTMYCNQNDYADYLPVDIAVNAIFVTTWNYLTNNDREKNVYNLTSSTEFKISWAEIIERGRRITKIVPLNGVVWYPGGSMKSSRLMHNICVFFFHMLPAYFIDTILFLAGHKPIMCRVQRRIQKGFEVFEYYANNQWDFDNGHIREVREMLNPKERKLYVLDGDDMDIDAYFEDCIRAARIYILKEYPETLPAARRHMRVMYWVDVITKVLFCLLIIYTLASWSDSFRAMLAGGWALIAGVLAL from the exons ATGACAGAGCCAAACATGGACGATATTCCCGATAGAATCGCCGAAACCTTCAAGGGACGAGACATCTTCATCACCGGTGGTACCGGATTCCTGGGAAAAGTAATGCTCGAAAGATTCCTTCGTTGCATACCGGAAGTTGGAACGATTTACTTGCTGATCAGAGGGAAGAAGGGGAAGGACCCGAAACTGCGAATGGACGAAATATTCAATGGACCG CTTTTCGAAAAGGTTAGAGAACAGAGGGGGCTGCCGGCTCTTCATAAATCAGTCGCTATCATCAACGGGGACGTCTCCATGCCTGGACTCGGCTTGTCAGCGGAAGACAGAAAACTGTTGTGCGAAAAAATTAGCATCGTTTATCACGCAGCCGCTACTGTCAG ATTCGACGAGATGTTGAAGAAGGCCGTTCTGCTGAATACACGTGGTACAAAACTAATGCTAGAACTTgccaaagaaatgaagaagtTAATTCTCTTCGCTCATATCAGTACGGCGTATTGTCATCTCGAGGAAAAG ATTCTAGGCGAAAAACCGTACCCGCCGCCAGCGGATCCCCATAAGGTGATAAGGTGCGTTGAATGGATGGAGGACGAGGTGGTCGAGGCGATGACGGACAAGATCCTGGGGGATTTGCCCAACACGTACGCGTTCACCAAGGCGCTTTCTGAGGGTTTGGTCGAAGAGGCGATGCCTCATATCCCTGCGGTCATTCTCCG ACCCAGTATAATAATTCCGATGTGGAGAAACCCGCTCCCTGGATGGACAGACAACATAAATGGACCAACGGGTCTCCTGATCGGGGCTGGGAAGGGAGTCATCAGAACAATGTACTGCAATCAAAATGATTATGCCGATTACCTCCCGGTAGACATTGCGGTAAACGCGATATTCGTTACCACGTGGAATTATTTGACCAACAACGACCGTGAGAAAAACGTATACAATCTCACAAGCAGTACCGAGTTCAAG atatCGTGGGCAGAAATTATCGAACGTGGTCGTCGCATAACAAAAATTGTACCTTTGAACGGGGTCGTTTGGTACCCGGGCGGTAGTATGAAGAGCTCGCGCTTGATGCATAATATCTGTGTATTCTTCTTCCACATGCTTCCGGCTTACTTTATTGACACTATATTATTCCTCGCGGGACACAAGCCAAT CATGTGCAGAGTGCAGCGAAGAATTCAAAAAGGTTTCGAAGTGTTCGAGTACTACGCCAATAATCAGTGGGACTTTGACAACGGGCACATAAGGGAAGTCAGAGAGATGCTCAATCCTAAGGAGCGGAAATTGTATGTGCTTGACGGCGACGATATGGATATTGATGCCTACTTTGAAGACTGCATTAGGGCGGCAAGGATTTATATTCTTAAAGAGTATCCGGAGACTCTACCTGCAGCTCGTAGACACATGAGAGT TATGTACTGGGTCGACGTTATCACGAAAGTCTTGTTCTGTTTGCTGATTATCTACACTTTGGCATCGTGGAGCGATAGTTTTCGAGCTATGTTGGCTGGTGGATGGGCCCTAATAGCCGGAGTTTTAGCCTTATAG